The nucleotide window GTAGACATcagatttttgagaaaatattcCACCCATGGCATACTCCGGAGACATATATCCACTGTGTGAACATGAAACTCATTAGTATATATGTAGCTGACATAAGTGTTTGGTTTCTTCCTTTTAAGAACACTGTTACCAAAAAATACTTATGTAATGTGATCGATGCAACTAATTAGCAGTTTTTATCCAAACAGGAGGAGTCGGTTAAGATTTCATGATGCAATGCTAACCATTAGAACTTTTGGTTGCGAATGACATGTTCAACAATATATAGAAAGGCATGAATCTTACCGCGTTCCGGCAACTCTCTGAGTATTTTCTAAATTCTGTGTCCCTTCAACTGAACGTGCCAAtccaaaatctgaaatttttgggttcattttctcatccaaaaGAATGTTGCTCACTTTTAGGTCTCTATGTATTACCTTCAAATACGAATCGTGATGGAGATAAACAAGCCCTCTGGCAACACCTTGAATAATATTAAAACGTGTACCCCAATCAAGCACTGCTCTTCTCGTCGAATCTGATCATCAAATAATCGATCAATCCACCGATTAGAATCTAAAGATAAGAAATTGCAGTAAAGTGCATTGAAACTAACCGAAAAGAAAAGTATCCAAGCTTTTGTTTGGCATGAACTCATAAATCAGTAACTTCTCATCCTCTTTAACGCAGCAACCCATGATTCTGACAAGATTTTTGTGTTGGAGATTGGAGATCAATAACATTTCATTCTTGAACTCCACTACACCTTGCCCTGAGGTACTGGACAGTCTTTTTACTGCTATTTCCTTCCCTTCTGCTAGCTTACCCTACGCAAAGTCGACAAATAAATCATTGCATTCATGTCTGTCTCTCTGTACctatcataaaaataataataattacccAATAAACTGGACCAAAGCCTCCTTGCCCGAGTTTGTTTTCTATGCTGAAACTGTCCGTAGCAACTAATATGCTATCAAAATCATAGATCATTAACTCAGACAGATCATGTTTTCCACCTATATATTCTTGAAGGGTGTCCCTTGTTATTTTGATGTGTTTCCTTGTTAATTTGATGTGTCCTGATTTTGCAATTATACACAGCGAACACTGAATCAAAGCAAAACAACTTACAAAGTTTTGAGAGATAATCTGCTAATGCATTATATTAATCCAACACCTCGATCTCTTTCACTTAATTACCTTTTTGCTTAGCTCTCATTCTGCAGAAACCGAACACTATGGCACCCAATACACCGATAAAACAAACAACCGTAAGGCTCGCAATTAACTTTATTGGCTTTCCTTTACCTGTAAAAATTACAATACAAAAACAAGCATGAGATATATAGGAAGAGAAAAGTTACTGCTTGATAAATAGAGTTGTCCAAGGCTTCAAGCACTtttgaacccaaaaaaaaaaggcatcaAGCACTATTATCATTAGTTCATATGCTAGTTCTGTGCATGCTTGGTGAATATAAACATCTACGCCATCAGAGGGAAACTCCTGCATATGAGTGAGGTGTTTGGACCAGATTAAGCACCCTATTTTATAAAAAAGTGCATACGCTTTGTAAGAACAATTATTTAGGCGCACTGTCTTGCAGTCGGCGGATGTGCTGTCAGAATCCAAAGACACAAACTCATGAGAATCTGGTACTTTGAACCCTACCTGCATATGAGTGAGGTCTTGCAGTCTTGCAGTTGACGGATCGCTTTCACTTTTCCAGGAAGTCATGGCAGTCCTCCTTCCAGAATTAATACCGTATCCCAGGAGCTGGCTTCGTAGCAGGGTATCACAAAGGTGATCAAAGCTCTGCTATAACAATTGATCAGCTCCTATATCATCATTGACAACAAAGTTTCCATTGTCCATTGTCCCTGTACAGCACCGTCACTTTTGGGTCTACCTcttctgaagctttatttgttttttagaaTAAAAACAGAACTCATCTTTCATATGCCCCCAGCTTTGAATATTATGAAGAGATAATTGGTTACCAAATCGAAAAGAAATCAGAAAAAAGAGGGCACCCACTTTGAAGTTTCGTTTCCCATGGAAAGCCACATGGGTTTTGTCATGGTAATATGAAAGAAACTGGATGGAATTGTGAGCGCCCACAATAAGAGTGAGAAGGTTAATTGGTATTGAACATGGTTACAGCACTGGTTTGAGAAAACAAAGAAGGGGAGCAAACTTAGAAGAACTTTAAAGGGTGATACCAAGTTAAGTAGGCTTCTCGTTTTGCGAGGTCAGGAAAAATACCAAAACACagtaaattttcaaatttgggcACTCCAAGCACAGCCTAAAACTTGCCCAAAACTACTAGAAGTAAACTCTACAATACCCGAGAAAAAGAAATACCTGCTGGATTACAGACTCGATTGCCGCAAATGCAAACGGGTCGGTTCTTATCCGAGTCAAACCCGCAAAGCCCATTGACATTGAGACACTTAGCGCACTGCTTCTCGTACGGGTTGGTATAATGGACATTGAAGCCGGTCTTGATCGCCTCTCCAAACAGAGACCGGTTGCCGACCAGCACCGCCGCCGTGGTTTTGAGAATCGGCACCGTAATCCCGACGGAGCACTTGAACCCGCTCATGATCGGATCGAGCGGCGCCGGCCCGATCACGTAATAAGCGTCGTCGAAAGTCAAGTTAAGGTCGCAGAAAAACCAGTTTTCAGGTTTAGGACTGATTAAGGTGGAATTACAGCCGTAGAAAATGGTGACGTCCATGTCTTCGTCATCATCGTAGGTGAAGAACTCGGACTCGAGAGTCGAGTTCCCGAGTTTGTCGGTGCAGGTCGAGTTCCAGAGGTCGGAGCGGGCGAGGGTGAGGTTCTGGTGAACCGGGTCGAGTTTGAGAACCCGGTAGCTCAGGGCCGCGATGGTCAACTCGGGCGTGTCGTCGATGCAGCTGAGGTGGAACTCCGGCGGGCCGCAGTAGGAGGGTCGGGCCCCGCCGGTGAAGGGGTAGGTGAGGTTCCGGAAGGGCCCGCATTCGAAGTTTTGGGTGCAGTTGGAGAGGTCGGCATCGGCGGGGAATGAAGTCGTAACGTCGACGgagcagaagaaaaagaaaaggaagatgagTGGGAGCATTGAGCTGATAATGTGTATTTGGTggaaggtattaaatatcgatgatatcggaaatatcgccGGTCCAAAAGTACGGGAATTTTtatggaaatatcgagatattatcgatatcgataaaaattgaataaaaactatggaaattataagaaaaatttgaaaatttttattgaaactttgcaggatgtttatttagtcaattatctattagtttatcacaaaaaattggaaagaaatgcattgcatgatagatataactgatttaagttgattatatagagagctgacaaacattatgggtgtagaaaatatgtagtaattaatgaaagaaatttaaacacaccataatcatttatatataatgaattagtacaatattttacactttttacattgcatggtaagatacatgagtgacttagcaaggtctaaaatatcgatgatattggaaatatcggtagtaaaaaaaaaaatcggtaatctaaaaacacgaaaatttctataaaaatatcaagatattatggatattttagatcATGATTTGGTGTGATGTATTTCTGAAAATTGACAAGCAACAAGAATAAGGAATATGCAGTGCTAATCCTAGCAGCAAGCACAGATATTTTTCATTCATATCAACATTGGATACCTCATACAACTTTATCCTACTTGTCCTTCGCTAAAAGACAATTCCAGACAATTCCAGCTACTTTAGAGTAATATCAGCCCTTTAATTCAAAAACTAGTAATCTAAAGCATACACTTGTCCTATGAGACTACGCATATAGCTAACAGATCAGCCACCTTAATAGAATAATTGGCTTAATCTTGGATTTGCAAGGACAATGATTGTCTGCACTCCACTTCTGGTGTCTTTTCCGTGCCTTcgttttgtgtggttacggttaagccacatcaatattttatattgtttttttataggtataataagacaaaaatgaatagtaatataaaatgttgacgtggcttaaccgtgaccacacaaacaggagggcacaggaagggcaccggaagtggagggcagacaatccttgtccgatTTGTAAACCTAAGTCGCTCTGCACTTAGAATACAATCATCAAAGTCAACAAAGGCTGACACATGTGAGGAAGTGTGTTGAGAATAAATGTCAACCCATTTATGTTGTCTATGTGTGTGTTGAGAAAAATCTCACATTGATGATAGAAGGGGACCTTGCATGTCCTTATAAGAAGTTATGTACTCTATCAAATTCTAATTTCATATCCGTTCGCTCTATTAACTTGTTAGAGTAGAATATGTACTTATTCTAACAAATGTAGATGGTTCTCTAATTTGAGGCAGCGCATTGGTTGCTGAGGAAGCCTTGCCATAGTACAAAGTACTAAAATTGGAGGACAAAAACTAAAAAGGGATGTCAATCTAACCCTTCAAACACCAGTGTATTGTCTAAGACCCAGATTGTTGAGCGCATCAATCCTAGTCAGGAATCTAAAGTTTATTCTACATATTACTAATTGGTTTTGGGTTAGACTGATAGTCTAATTCTATCATAAACGTAGTGGAAAGATGTTTAGGCGCATACCTTTACAGTTTGAGGGAGCATGTCCATCCTTACAGAAGCAGGTGAATTCAGCTGAAGATATATTGTCCTGATGCGACTCTAAGCTATTGGGCTTTGGTTATAACTAGTTAGACTATCTATTGTTATTACTACCCATTAAGCCCACTACTTAGGTAATACTATTAGGCCCATCCATACCTCAAACCCTAGCTATCTTTGGGTGTATTAAAACCCTTTTTATGATGTAAAGAGAGTATGAATGAAGATATGAATTTCCTTTGATTTCCTTTTCTATTTCCTGCATTACTTTTCTTGCAACTTCCCTTTTATACCATGTCTGATCCTATCATGTGCCCGCACTGGCCCCCTGACCCTCGACATTGGTCACACAAGGTATTACTTGCATCCCACTTCAACCCAAACCCGGAATCAAGTGCAGCAACCAGATTATCCTTGGACGAATTCAACACCAGATTTGCAGCTGCAGATTGAGAAATGCTGGCAGTGACGGTCGTTTTGCAGTTACCACTAATATTCAGCAGCCCTAAATTTGTGACAAAGTAATTAACGGAAGTGGCAATACTGTTTATGCTGCAATTGAACTGACTTGTGGGCTGAATTGGAAGAAGAATGTTAAGCGGGGGACAGTCGTAGAACAGCAGTACTTCTTGAACATCCGAAGTATTTTTGACGCGGCTTGATTTTATGGTTGTATTGGCAAGTGACACCGgataaaaaatcatatttatccgacaaaaaaaaatcattcttaAAGGAATGAATTACCAAAAAAatcatgtattttatttttttacaaatgatattacactaaattcatctaaattaTAGAGAGGAGATTCAAATTTGGGTGTGGAAGGTCGAGCACACTGCTTCAGCCAACTTAACTAAACTCAAATCCGTAAAGCTGATAAGAGAATAAGTAAAAAGCTTCATATGTTTATGTACATTGCTGCCTAGCATGCACCAAATAGTGATGATGCTTCTCCAAAGTATCTTGCATCAACATCAAACGAAAACCAACCCGCAATATAGAACGACATTCAAGTTTTAACATCTGCTTATGAGTGTATACAATACTTTTTACCATCTATTTTAGAACTGAAGGCTGAAACTCACTGAAAAAAACAGGAAGGAGGATATGGAAATCTCTACTGCTAAAAGGAACTGGGTGTGGTAGAGCCGCTAACCAATTTATCAGCTCCATTCGAGTCCGGTGAAAGCGGGGGTGGCATATTCCTCAAAAGTTCAACCTCGTCTGATCGGATATCCAGCCCCACTGCTTCGCCGTTTTCTGAACCAAGATCTTCGTTTTGGACTGCTTTCAAACCCTCCAACACTTCGTCCATGGTTGGTCGCATATCCCTCTCCTGTTGCAAACACCGGAACGCCAATTCTGCCACAGCTGTTGTCATTTGCCTAACAGAGTAGTTTGTTTCATACCCAAGATGAGGATTCACCAGCTCATTCACTaaatggttttggattttgttGACAGCCAGGTTGGCCAAATTTATGTCATGCCGGTGCCTGTTGGTGTCCACGGCTTGTAAAGACGATAAAAGCTCGATCAAGACCACCCCAAAGCTATATACGCCACTCTTGTCTGTGAGTTGATAGCACTGGTAATACTCAGGATCGACATAGCCGGGAGTCCCTTGCGGAGCGGTTGACACATGGGTGACATCGTTGGGGAACAATCTCGACAGACCGAAATCAGCCACTTTCACGCAAAAGTCGTTGTCTATGAGAATATTGTTGGTCTTGACATCACGGTGTATAACATCATTGCGATGGAGGAAAGCCAGTGCATCAGCTGTCTCTATGGCGATGCTCAATCGAACAGGCCAACTAAGAGAGCCGGATTCCACACGTTTCCCATGGAGATGGTCAGCCACTGTTCCATTAGGAATATGTAAGACATATTctgaaatcacaacaacaagacattaggatcacgaataaatcaaaatcaatatgaaatagaGATCGACTAATTATATTGAACTTATCTGTAGAATTCGGAAGACATGGTTATGAAGGTGAAACCTTTGATCCTTGCGAACAAAGTAGAAGtagtcttctacttccagtacCTCTGAATGAACTCTACTATCGAAATAGGCTTAtagttttcgtgagtttctatcgGTATGGAAGCAGGGACGGCTCATAGGTTATATAGCTAGGGTTTCAATCAATTCCTCCCTATTATCGGAAAGGATATCAACCCaaatcatatctcatcaattataGTCCCATCATGACTCTTATTCCTTGTATTTACTTAATAAAGGCCCTTAATTGATTGCATGTAATTAGGACTCCAATATGTTTATTTCCTTAAGGCACCGAGAGTCCTAGAGATTTTATTAACTTGATTGCCAAGTCAATATTCCCTCAATTATTCTCGGCATaattcattgtcattcacaaaatggttttacattctcccacttgaatgtCAATGAGAATACCTTAACGAGATAAATATATATGGTGATCACTTGAGTCCACTAAAGTATGCAATCATACCTTTCAAGTAACTTGTCACTTTGAGACTAAGTGCAGAACCAAAGAAAACAAGGCACACATTGGACAGTTCCTTGCACTCCATGAttacatgcacactcaactcaAAGCACTATGTTACTAACAAATTCATAATATCAAGAGCTAATAGCCAAAACATTAGCTCACAATAGTCGAACTGATaatatgaaaaatatatttcagtacaaaaGTAGTTCACAAAAGAACTCAACAACGTTGGTAACAACATCCAACTTTTCTGTCAATTTAGAATACGATAAGAGAACAAGTAAAATACGACATACTATTTACAAAATCAGGATCTCTTATTAAAACTTATGaacaaaacttaaacaaaatttacTCTTAAAATATCAGCCACTAACACTTCAAATTTTTAACACAAAAGGTAATCTCTTACTCCCACTGATTAGTAGAGAAACAAATtattactcccactgattaagagagtgaaaaaaaactttataaatgCCTATAAAATGAAACAGACACCTTTCAAATACACCCATTAGCAAAACATTAGTCATGGgatctaaaacataaaatttatgagctcaacatctttATTTTAGATGTTTGTAGGGAAGTGATTCTCGTGACTGAAAAACTATACAAAATTATTTGGTCAGTTTTGTTCATCTAACAATTGACAGAAATAGAAAACTTTAACTgaatgttttttaatgcatcAAAAAACATATAATTCCAGAATCATCTTTGGACAtaaactaattatattaggtttgcatagctaaaacataaaatacaagggTAAACTTATatagcttcaacacttttgagcagatgaaGTATATACAATCTTGTCAATTCCATGTTTCACTATACATTGATTTATAGTTGTACTGAAtaagaaaacacttttgagcagattaattattccttaataacatataaatcacaagtccaatttcttgaacaacaaacaagaattaataagcaaaacacttttgagcagaatatactcattaacccttcttgaatttcttacaagattagttgcatatataaaatataaaatagtatgATAATGTACGTTTTATCTACCAAAACTATGACGATTAAAAAGCATGCAAAATtg belongs to Malus sylvestris chromosome 17, drMalSylv7.2, whole genome shotgun sequence and includes:
- the LOC126609654 gene encoding cysteine-rich receptor-like protein kinase 44: MSGFKCSVGITVPILKTTAAVLVGNRSLFGEAIKTGFNVHYTNPYEKQCAKCLNVNGLCGFDSDKNRPVCICGNRVCNPAGKGKPIKLIASLTVVCFIGVLGAIVFGFCRMRAKQKGHIKLTRKHIKITRDTLQEYIGGKHDLSELMIYDFDSILVATDSFSIENKLGQGGFGPVYWGKLAEGKEIAVKRLSSTSGQGVVEFKNEMLLISNLQHKNLVRIMGCCVKEDEKLLIYEFMPNKSLDTFLFDSTRRAVLDWGTRFNIIQGVARGLVYLHHDSYLKVIHRDLKVSNILLDEKMNPKISDFGLARSVEGTQNLENTQRVAGTRGYMSPEYAMGGIFSQKSDVYSFGVLVLEIISSKKNTAFYIYDRQLGLLAYAWQLWKEGRELELVDEMLAAESDSASEVMKCVHIGLLCVQDNAMDRPSMQDVVFMLNGSTTVIGGAQPKQPLFTIQNTVSHPQPQPSNTFLTNEATMTLIEGR